One Pseudorasbora parva isolate DD20220531a chromosome 4, ASM2467924v1, whole genome shotgun sequence genomic region harbors:
- the LOC137074201 gene encoding transmembrane protein 255B, with protein sequence MQQQQQNAPQTRAGPADVFQKRRRTALWCSVSLFGLSVLILVVGLLSATQTENVDVSGYYPGIILSFGAFLGVVGLNLVENRRPMLVASIIFISMGVVSCFLCSIIDGIIAAEFIDRRPLMEGRCDFYSSSSSYSYDSYYTEVSCNSYGNPCKLKVKSNTCYCCDLFHCSSPEYHVQYYEFSGVSSCADVVNLYRLLWACVALNVLAVFLGIVTAAVLGAFKDLAPVAHSHMTPSPAPPPHILYNPSQHMITYTGFCPSGQTLPAYPNYPLPMQHLNGCPAPSPGPSGPEASASPSDESQSVSQSGTNGPQTSSQDPSGYMLTPNAPSLYAHSLGPFEKPPPYAC encoded by the exons atgcagcagcagcagcagaacgCGCCGCAGACGCGCGCGGGTCCCGCAG acgTGTTTCAGAAGCGGCGGCGGACAGCTCTCTGGTGTTCAGTGTCTCTGTTCGGACTCTCGGTTCTGATTCTGGTGGTCGGGCTGCTGTCGGCCACACAGACGGAAAATGTGGATGTGTCTGGATACTATCCCGGGATTATA CTGAGCTTCGGAGCGTTCCTGGGCGTCGTTGGGCTGAACCTGGTGGAGAATCGCAGACCGATG CTGGTGGCGTCCATCATCTTCATCAGTATGGGTGTTGTGTCGTGCTTCCTCTGCTCCATCATCGACGGCATCATCGCGGCCGAGTTCATC gacaGGAGGCCGCTGATGGAGGGCCGCTGTGACTTTTACTCCAGCTCATCTTCTTACTCCTATGACAGCTACTACACTGAG GTTTCCTGTAACTCTTACGGTAATCCGTGTAAACTGAAGGTGAAGAGCAACACCTGCTACTGCTGCGACCTCTTCCACTGCAGCAG TCCAGAATATCACGTGCAGTACTACGAGTTCAGTGGGGTCAGCAGCTGTGCAGATGTGGTGAATCTGTACCGTTTGCTGTGGGCGTGTGTGGCGCTGAACGTGCTCGCCGTGTTTCTGGGCATCGTCACCGCCGCCGTTCTGGGAGCCTTCAAAGACCTG gctcCTGTGGCTCACAGTCACATGACACCCAGTCCGGCTCCGCCCCCTCACATCCTGTACAATCCCAGCCAGCACATGATCACCTACACCGGCTTCTGCCCATCCGGACAAACTCTGCCCGCCTACCCAAACTACCCGCTCCCCATGCAG CATCTGAACGGTTGCCCAGCTCCGTCCCCAGGTCCATCCGGCCCCGAGGCCTCAGCCTCCCCATCCGATGAGTCTCAATCGGTCTCTCAGAGCGGGACAAACGGACCTCAAACCTCGTCTCAGGACCCCAGCGGATACATGCTGACTCCAAACGCACCCTCGCTCTACGCTCACTCATTAGGGCCCTTCGAGAAGCCTCCGCCCTACGCTTGCTGA